In Candidatus Atribacteria bacterium ADurb.Bin276, the genomic stretch AAAACCGGCAAATAATTCAAAAATAATCGATAAATAACGAACCCGCCCGCCCAAGCCAACCAAGCTAAAAGGTCGTATTCTTTCTGGTGCAAAAGTTGATTGACATCAACATTTCTTTTCCGATAAACAAAGTAGTCAAAAAGAACCACTCCAAACAAAGGAATGAAAATTGATCCGATGAAATATAAAAAACTTTCATAACGGTCCACAGGGAAGAAAAGCGCCAGTCCGGTGCCAGATATTCCAAAAATGAAAGTTGCAACCTTTTCTTTTACTCTCGGCTTAATATTCATAAAAGAAACTGCTGTTGAGTAAATATCTAAAAAAGTTGTCGTAATAGTTGAAAAAAGTACTACCATAAATGCTATGACCCCAAAACCCATGGCCACCATACCAGGGATTGGATCACTTTGTCCAGTTGCCAATGAAAGAAAAAAACCCAATAGAAACATCCAAGAACTCACCAAAAAGTAACCCCACCAGGTTCCCCGGTAGGCACTTTTGGTGCTTTTAGCAAAGCGAGAATAATCAGCAACCAGTGGAAGCCAGGAAATAGGCATAGCTATTACAATATCAAATCCGGTAGCCCAAGGAAGGGATCCATCGGCGACCATATTCTTTAAAAAAGAAAGGGGAAGGTTAACCATGACTACATAGGTCATGACCACACAAAGGGCTGCCAATGCAACGACGGCAATCCGTTGAATCCATTTCCACCAACGATGGCCTATCATCGCCCAAACTGTGCTCCCCAGTCCGGCTATAAGAATCCATAAAAATCGATTATTATAACCAAACATTTTTATACTGATGACATCCATAGCTCTTGCACAGATAATCACCATAATCGCCGTCCAACCTAAAAGTTGAATGATATTAAAAAATGAAGCTACAAAAGATCCTATCCGTCCAAAAGCGGCTCGAATAGAAAACATGGAAGAAATACCCCACTCACTTCCAATTATTCCTCCTAAACTAAGGGGTGTATTCCCAACGATATGTCCAATTATAATAGCCATTACTCCTCCCCAAAAACCT encodes the following:
- the codB_1 gene encoding Cytosine permease; this translates as MEKEVILIPQSKRNLTGLDFFLLWSGAAISMAEIWAGGMLVSLGFWGGVMAIIIGHIVGNTPLSLGGIIGSEWGISSMFSIRAAFGRIGSFVASFFNIIQLLGWTAIMVIICARAMDVISIKMFGYNNRFLWILIAGLGSTVWAMIGHRWWKWIQRIAVVALAALCVVMTYVVMVNLPLSFLKNMVADGSLPWATGFDIVIAMPISWLPLVADYSRFAKSTKSAYRGTWWGYFLVSSWMFLLGFFLSLATGQSDPIPGMVAMGFGVIAFMVVLFSTITTTFLDIYSTAVSFMNIKPRVKEKVATFIFGISGTGLALFFPVDRYESFLYFIGSIFIPLFGVVLFDYFVYRKRNVDVNQLLHQKEYDLLAWLAWAGGFVIYRLFLNYLPVFSASLPSLFSSGTLYLVLKKWIKK